TGAAAATCGGGACAATAAAAATCGTAATTGAACAAACAGACTTCAACCTGGAGTGAAGAAAATGAATACGACATTTAACAAAAAGACTATCGACGATGTGAACGTGAAGGGCAAAAAAGTTCTTGTCAGAGTGGATTTCAATGTGCCGCTCGACGAAAACAAAAACATTACGGATGACAAGCGTATCGTGGAATCACTTCCGACGATCAAGAAAATCCTCAAGGACGGCGGAATTGCTATCCTGATGAGCCATCTCGGACGGCCGAAAGGAAAACCGAAACCTGAATTCTCGCTTGCTCCGGTTGCGAAGAAACTCGGTGAGCTTCTATCCATGAAGGTCACGATGGCTCCTGATTGCGTAGGACCGGAGACGAAGAAAGTGGTATCGTCCGCCAGACCGGGAGATGTTGTGCTTCTTGAAAATCTGCGGTTTCATGCCGAAGAAGAGGCAAACGACGAGAATTTCTCCAAAGAACTTGCGTCACTCGGCGACATTTACGTGAACGACGCCTTTGGAAGTGCCCATCGCGCTCACGCTTCCACGGAAGGAATAACTAAATTCCTGAAGCCCGCAGTCGCCGGATATTTGATGGAGAAGGAGCTACGTTATCTCTCCCAGGCGGTTGGAAATCCCGGACGGCCGTATGTCGCGATCATCGGCGGAGCGAAGATATCCGGGAAGATAGACGTCATTAACAACCTCCTTTCAAAAGTGGACTCCCTTATCATCGGCGGCGGAATGATGTTCACATTTTACAAAGCT
The window above is part of the Candidatus Kryptoniota bacterium genome. Proteins encoded here:
- a CDS encoding phosphoglycerate kinase: MNTTFNKKTIDDVNVKGKKVLVRVDFNVPLDENKNITDDKRIVESLPTIKKILKDGGIAILMSHLGRPKGKPKPEFSLAPVAKKLGELLSMKVTMAPDCVGPETKKVVSSARPGDVVLLENLRFHAEEEANDENFSKELASLGDIYVNDAFGSAHRAHASTEGITKFLKPAVAGYLMEKELRYLSQAVGNPGRPYVAIIGGAKISGKIDVINNLLSKVDSLIIGGGMMFTFYKAMGKEIGNSILEADKVDLAKELIAKTKSGGAKLLFPTDCVVAEKFENGAAKKTVSVDSIPQGWFGMDIGPKSIETFRAEIVKAKTVVWNGPMGVFEMSNFEAGTRAVAEAMAEATRKGASTIVGGGDSAAAIAKFGLESKVSHVSTGGGASLEFLEGKILPGVAALDNK